In the Brettanomyces nanus chromosome 1, complete sequence genome, TTAGTACACAGAAGAATCACTAGTGAGGTTTCCATTCATCTCTAAAGTTGGTATACTAGATGGAGTCCTGCAAGTTTCTTCGGCTTCGAGCCCTCCGGGCTGTGAGACAGTCGATGAAACTGCAAATGGTGGGGCAGTCTGCTATACAGAGAAATTACCACACTAGGAAAGGAGGGGATGATGCAGCTGATAAAGTGAGATCCGtggttgatgatgacgCGTTATTAGAATcaatggagaaggaggatcAAATGGGAAGCAAAAATGTATCTGGTTCTGCATCTAGCGATCCACGGTATTGGAGAAGACAGTATAATAAGAATCTCACCAAAGTGGAAGAAGGATTGGATCAGAAGATCGCAGATCGGTTCCAGTTAAGTTTGCCTAAGGTAGAAAGTTATAATGATGAGCTCAAGAAGGATCCATTGCAACGACTGAAGGTTAATCCAACCAGTCTAAGGCTTACATTATCAGATCTTATACCAGAGATGTCCTTAGTAAAGGCTGTTCGGTCTCATTTGGCAAGTGATCAACCATCTGAATTTCAGCAGAGATTTTGGTCATTAATGACAGGTAATTTGAGTACCATAGGAAAGGGAGATCAGGGGAGTGGGCGAACCACTGCGGTGATTGTTTCtgctttggctttgaagagGAACCCCAACAGGGGACAAGGAATTAACAGCTTGATTTTAGTGAAATCTACTGATCTGGTAATTCAGTATGAAAGGACTATTAAAGAGATCATTTCACATTTAAAAAGTGCTCAAGGCGCCAATTCAAGCCAAAGAGTGGCTCAATTTCTCTATCGATCGGATGCGGAAGACGAGTTGCGTCAACAGACGATTGTTGCTCACACTCCAGAGCCTCATATCTTGGTTTCTACGCCTCAAAGATTATTAGATCTCTTGTCGTCCAGAGGAATGGATTTTTTGAAAATAAACAACTTGTCTGCCATATTTGTGGACGATTTTGATACCATGATAGATAGTGACGAATACCTGgagagcaagaagaaagcgCCTATAGTGCAGCTACTGGACTATGTAATGAAGTTACAGGATTATAGGAGACAGCACAATGAACCTCATCCGCAGCTAATCTTTACAGTATCAAATGGTACTACAAGCTCTTTGATAGAGCAgattaaagaaaaaactaAGTGGTTTGATTGGGCTAGATTTGCTCCATTGGGTACTTTCGATAGCGACACGAATATACCATCTAGAAAGGCGGTTCCAACAAATGTGGCCATTAGCTCGGTGCTTGTGCGCCCCTATATGAGcgataagaagaaatctgCAGAGAAATTCAAAGTGAAGGTGTATGACATGGTTCCGTTTGAATACGGATCGGATATTTCCAACTGGTTGGACAAGCTCTATAGATCGCTAGAAGGAAATGATATGGTGTATAGAAAGCaaaggaacagaaagaagaatcgGATGTCGAAAGATGTGAAGAAGCTTGCGTTAGATGTTTTAGTGGGTGGATTTGTGAAgttgacgaagaagaaggggTGTTCATGGTTGAaacaggagaagattttgatGGTGTACTCCGATGAGATTGCTGATAGTTATATAAAGAAGCTTCTAGAGAAGTCTCACAAAGCAGTGAGAGTGTTCGATGCTAAGGAGGACGCTGACTTTTTCATGAAATCCGAAGGTCCGcagattcttcttgttaACACCAGTGCATTGACAGGGTTGACTTTTAAAGgcttgaagaatattgttCTGTTAGGCATTGATACCATTAAGAACCTTCAAGGTTTTGTGAGTGCAGCTGGAAGACTAAGAGGAGCTTCACGGTCTGGCCTCGTTCTTGAGAAGTATTATACTTCGTTTGGTGAACCTATTCGGCCCGACATAGATATTCAAAAACGTATTTTTTTGGTCAACTCTGAATTCGACTTCGAGGATATTGAGAGGAACTTTCTAGAGAGGGTGTTGATCAAGGCGGGATTGGTGAGACAGTTCTCATCGGTTGGAGTACTGGAGCCAGAttttgataagaagaaatacaATGCTAAATTTGTCTCTGATTACGGTTTCTTCTCCAGCGACAAATGAACGGGCCTGTATATTCCTTGTACATATACATTATATAGGCTTGGGCTTAATAGATCACTAATATTAATTAGTTTGTGCAGAGCTTTGTGATTTCCCTCACTGCATCtgccttcatcttcttcatagCCTTTTCATCAGTCATTAACGTTTCAGAGTCACTGTCTGCTGCTCCCTTACTGCTTTCGGACTTGTCTTCTCCCTCTTTCCCATCAAATTGTAGATCTCCAGAGTCAACAAGCATCCGGATTTTAGTCTCAATATTTTTGCATGTGGTCTCGATCTTTTCTATGGCATCTCGATCCTTTCGAAgcctttcttcaattcgTAATATAAGCGATTCTCGAGATTGATGGAGTCTATAACTGTTTAGCAAATGGTGTAAATTGATCAAGATTATCCGTATATTGTCTATTTTCTCAAACGTAGCACTCGGGTTCTTTGATAAAACTCCTACGAGTTCTAAGAAGTTAAGCAGAAGTGATTtggtcaatttcttgagctcttcaattctttcttggGTAAACACTTCTTCCTCGTAGTCCTTATCGTCTCCTGCTTCTCCCTCAGATTTTTCTTCCCCCTCATATAACTGAGGTACTCCCGATTCTTTTAATGTAATGAACCGATCCTCGAAAGGCCAAACATCCCCAAATGATCTGTATGTAGGTTTATCCGGTTGTTGTGGAGGAATCAAAAATTTGAGGTTCTTGATCTTCGAGATCTCTTCGTCGCTCTTTCCTTCCTCTAGAAGctgcttcaccttctttACGTTGTCGTTTGTAAAGAATCTTATATaaggaggaggtggaggaTATAATGATGAGACTATGGCATCTTGATTATCTGACATCTTGGCAGCAGTCTAAGCAAGAAGCTTTGTCCACAAGTGAAATAAAGAGAGtcaattttgttagcgatGAGATCcgagagaagaaaaaaaaattggagCTATAAAAGTGAAGACAGATTGTTTTGccttattctttcttcttcgttctttCTAGTTTATATCCAATCATGTCAGATCAGATGGATGTTGATGGTAAGTGTTTTCCACAACTGCATCATTCTGTTTCTACTAACGTAAGTCATTTAGCCACATCGCCAAGTCCTCAACCCCAGCCTTCTAAACACCCTAAGAAAAGGTTTGAGGTAAAGAAGTGGACAGCAGTTGCATTTTGGTCGTGGGATCAGAGTAACGAAACGTGTGCCATTTGCAGAAATCATTTAATGGAGCCTTGCATAGAATGTGCTGGAAGTGGAAAAGATAGAAGCAATTGTCCGCGTGCTGTGGGGGTCTGTAATCATTCGTTCCATCTACATTGTATTGATACTTGGATCAAGACGAGGAACTCATGTCCACTGGATAGTTCGGAATGGACCTTAAAAGAGGTGCTACAGAATTAAGAATAGCTGGATATGCAAATTCTTTGTTGTTTATACGAATAGAAAAGGTTCACAGTGCTGAGTTTACGGTTTCACAGTTCATAAGGTCACTACTTCCTCGCTAGGTATCATAAGTTATGGTTCCATATGCTGTGGTATGCCTATGATAGTTGTAGAGTTTGGATTTGAGTTCTTTTGTGAGTTGCGAGTCTGTGCTGCCATTTCTGGCTTCGTTGGTATCGTTTGATATTGCCATCAATATCACGCAGTTCAACGCGAGTACTGTCAGCAACTGCCAAAGTGAGTCGAAGATGTAGATGAATGACACTTTTGTTGGGGTCAGTATGCCTATTCCCAAATAGACCGTAATAATGGTGGTCTCGATGCAAAAATATGTCTTGGAGACACCTGTGTATCTGGTTGGTCTATGTATAGGTAGCAGCAATTTCCATGCTTGGGATACCTTGCCCGCTATGAccaagaaaaagttgaTTAGAGCAAGCGAAGTGATGAAATCCGTCGTCAGACTGCTCATACCATGCTGTACCTGTATGCCAACTGGCATGGCATTCGAAGAGACTGGAGTCACGGCGAGTAATGTTGCCATGACTGGGGCATAAAGGGGTAAGTATATTCCTCCGAAATTGGAATCATGCGTTTGTGGATTTTCTTCGAGCAAGAACACCATAGTTTCAGAGGTTAACGTCTTTGGGCTTAGGGCTTCAGAGGGGGAGAAAGGTTCACAGATAGGGGGTCCACTGGTAGAAGGGTCAACTAAAGCTGTTACTATTGGATGTTTGGTGGATACCGCATCTTGGACGACTCTTTCTCTATAGGTCCAACATTGAAGTAGTGCAAATAAATTGAGTATAAATTGTATAAATACACCAATAGTGTCAGAGAGACAGTAAATTTTGTTGATATTGTAAATTAGGTATATTAGTGAGGACAAGAGATTTGCTAATAGTGATAAGATCGAGATGTAAGAATTGCTTATTGAGTTTCCATGCTTGACGTAAATTGATGTTGTCAGTATCTGACTCAACGGTGAGAGACAGAAAATAATATTAAGAAACTGGAGAATTATGGGTATTTGCATCatagcagaagaaggttcgGTCCGTCTACATGGAACAAGAAAAGTAAAGAAAATGCTCTAAAAGGAGGAGGGACTGATGGATGCTATAAATATCATATGAAAGGATCTCTAATCATCATTGTCGGATGTTCATCCTTTTCAGATAAGAAATAGATTAGAGTGTATTATTTCCTGATTAGGTTAGAAAGCCAGAGATACGTTAAGGGACATTTCCACACCTATCGCGTAGCTCGCACTGTACCGAGCATATTCTCAGGCGTAACGCCTCTTTATGCAACACGACTAGTTCTGCCGACCGGTCTACTATTATCTTCTGAAAAGTTAATTGGTAGACCAATCTCAGCCACAGTCAAGAAATTTTGTACTTTCAGCGTCGTTATCTTATCAAATAGAGGACCGATATGGATAAGGAAGGCTTATGCGTTAGATGATAAGATAATGGCTCGGTTCGCGCATTAATTGCGGAATAGAATAAGCGTGTATTTCCGATCTTTCCGGTCTTTATGACCAGCTTATGCATTTCTTCCGAAGTCTCTAGATATATCTTCAGCACTAATGAAATACGATTGTTTCTCACAAACTCTAGTTCGACGTTTTTTCAACCACACATTCGACGCCTCTACACTATGTCAACTTTATAATATAACATTTTTACATTGCTAATCAACGGTCTTGTGAAAAGGATATAAGGGGATCCTTATTTTACTACTGTTTACAATTTTCTCTATGATTATTATAGTGTGCTTTGGCGCACCTTATATTTGTAGCAATAGCATTAATCAATGTGGACCTCTTTTCCTCGCAATGTAATGAGTTTTTGTTTGTCTGGTAACAATcgataagaaaaagaccTTAGAAGTGGCTTTCCTAAAATCAGTTTGTTATAATGAGAAAGGCATCAATCAAGCGATACTTTTAAGGTAGCAATTTCGTTTGAGGTGAGTGTTTTGTTAAAAACCGGTTTGGTGTCGCTGCAAGGGATTTGTTTAATAGCAATTGATTCTGTAAACCGTGGGAGGTTCTGTATCGAGTAAGATACGAGCGTCATATCTCTAATCGCTGCGAGGACTTGGAGTGGGGGTTAGTTCTAACCCTTCAGTTTGTGTAAAAGGATCAAAATTAGACATTTCTTCTGTCAAAGATGCTGCGTCGTGGTCTTCTTCGATTAGCCTTAAGCAATTCTGGAATTCTGgaatttcttgaacttctctATCGTCTTCGGACTCTGAATCGGTGTCGTCGTTTTGACAATGACTAGTTTCAATTAAATGATGGTCTCTCTTCCCTTTTTTATGATCGGACCTGCATTCCTTCTGACGCTCCCTGCAATTTGCGCACTGGCATTGCCTGCACCAATATCGAGGTTtgctctttctcctttctgCGCACCCTGTAGCCTTCTTGGTATTGGTTGAGTATGAAGACGGGTTCAGGTACTTAAAGCGGTTATCGTTGTAGGAGCGGTTGTTGTTGTTCCTAAAGCGGTTGTCCTGGTACTTCGATCTGTAGTtattctttgaaggatttcTCATCTGATATACTTCTTGTGAGTCGGGTACATTCAACTGTTGTTCGGTGTTAGTTCATGTTGGCTCGATTGTCTTGACAACAGTATATTTGGATATTTCGCTGTGAATAAAAGCTTTGAATTGCCTTGTGGTATGGCATTTCCGCTGTGCCTTCTCTTGCTTACCGTTGTTGAAAACGTTAAATTTGCTGAAAACATCCTGAATTTGATTGCGGATGTGTTCAGCCGGAAAATGCATCTTTGTATCTTCCACGGCCTGCAACCAATCTAGTAGCATATCGTAAACTGTCGTAACTTCTCCTGGCGTAACAAAATTCCGTGGGTCTGACAACCTCTTAGTCATCTTTGTGGCAAATTTCGAAAAACCGGCTCTTTCAAATAAGACTACCATGATTTGTTGCCAAGTTTGGCATCTTGCTGCTGGGGTTATTCCGACAACATCAATATAGTGGGACTTCATAACTTGTCCCCAATCCGAGTATTTGATACATTCCTCTGAGAGTTGGTATTGTATCCTCAAGACCTTGTCGTAAATTTCTTGTACAACCTTACCTAATTTAATGAACTTCATTCCTTGCAAAGGGCGATATGTGGCTAACTTGTAGTCTTTACCTTCAGATGCTTGCTGAGGATTTTCAGGGTCTAGCTTCACCTGCGGTAAATAGTGCCGGATTTTCTCAAGAGTTTCTACCTCTGTCATCTCGATTTGAGATTCCGTTTGAGTTTGCGGGTTTGCGGTTGACCTTTCGTTCTCGAACTTCTGTTTGATCATCTGTGCTATGTCCTGCATTATCTGTTGCAGTTCTTGCATTCCTTGGCCAACTTGACCGAAGGTGGTATTAATTTTCTCGTCTTGACTGAAGTTCTGCATTCGCTCGGTCTACGCGTTTCAATTCCTGAAcaattctttcatcttGCTCATCCTTTGTGACCTTGGAACTTGAGTAATCTTTTTCAGTCTCATCAATAGCTTGTGCATTAGAAACGGCTCTCTGCTGAGCATGTTTTACAACCTTTTTGATTGCTGTCGTTTTTAGGTCGTCGGCTGCAGGCTTAACATCTTCCTGTTTAACGAGTATTTACAATAGAGTCAGcatcttctgttgttgttcCAATGAAGTCGGCATCCTCTGTTGACGGGCTTCATTTTGCTTATCAATCTTGTTAAAAACGTCATCAATTTTAGCCAAAATTCTCTGTTCCCTAGCGTACAGAATTCTGATTAAATCGATCTTCGGGGACGAGCCGCTTTTTGGTTCTCCTTCGCTGTATGAGCTTTCGGTCGCGGGGAAAATTCCGGGTTCGCGGGGGTCGGCCGCCTACCCTCTTTGGATCTCAATCTGTCCGAAATCCTCTCTCGTGGCGAAGGTCGTTTGTTTGACGACAGTCCATCTTTAAAATCATCTAGTCTTTCAAAAATTGTCATACTGTAATTGATCTTTTACAAAGTTGTTGTGTTGTAACCTGCTTATGAACACCTGATGTAGAAGCACGTGTCTTCAAGTGCCTTGACTCAATCTAGGTAACTGTTTAGTGATACCTGATGTGTTGTACCCAATTAGAGTGTAACAAATTAGTGGCAATAATATGTTAATGATAGACGCTGATTAATGAATTCGATGGATAAAATAGCAATGCGAATAAGAGTGAAATAGGGATCCTCTTGTGCCCCTTTTCACAAGACCCCTAATGTAcggtgtacggatgttaTACCGGAAAGAGAGACTATCTtctcaacaagaagaagcatttctCTTCCACGCTGTTGCAATTCGCGCATTCCTGTCTTCTTTCACTCTCTGCTTCACAGTGAATTTGCATTTCGCATTTTGTTTGGGTTCTGGGTTTTGGGTTTTTGTATCTTGTATTTTGTATCCTCTAGTTTTTTTGTTTGGTTTTTTTaaactctttcaacttcctgCTGTTTTGTTTTCATCAATCGACATTTCACACTATGGATGAAAGCTTAATTCAGACCATCAATAAGTTGCAGGATGCTTTGGCCCCATTGGGAGCGGGCTCAGCCTCTCCTATAGATCTCCCTCAGATTACTGTGGTTGGTTCGCAATCTTCTGGTAAATCATCAGTTTTAGAGAACATCGTGGGACGTGAATTTTTACCTAGAGGTTCTGGAATTGTCACTAGAAGGCCTTTGATATTGCAATTGATTAATCGCAGAGGCCATGTAGATAACCACTTGACTCCTGAGGAAAAGGCCACCATCAGAGCCAAAAATGACGATGGTAGACCTTCAGAGGATACAGACCAGGAATGGGGTGAATTCTTGCATCTTCCTGGGAAGAGATATTTCAATTTTGACAACATTCGGAAGGAGATTGTTCGTGCTACTGATGCTACTGCGGGCACTAACTCTGGTATCTCATCTGTCGCCATCAATTTGAGAATTTACTCGCCTCATGTCCTCACCTTAACGTTGGTCGATCTTCCCGGTTTGACTAAAGTGCCTGTTGGTGACCAACCCaaggatattgaaaagttgatcaGAGATATGGTTCTGAAGTACATTTCCAAGCCTAATGCCATCTTGCTTGCCGTGAATGCTGCCAATCAGGACTTGGCTAACTCCGATGGTTTGAAGTTGGCGCGTGAGGTAGACCCTGAAGGAGTTCGTACCATTGGTGTCTTAACCAAGGTTGATTTGATGGATGAGGGAACTGATGTTATTGATATTCTTGCCGGCAGAGTCATTCCTTTGAGATGTGGCTATGTGCCTGTTGTTAATAGAAGTCAGAGGGATATTGAGACCCACAAGACTATCCGTATTGCTTTAACGGATGAGAAGCGGTTTTTTGAGAACCATCTTGCCTACAGTTCCAAGGCTCAGTATTGTGGTACTCCTTATTTGGCTAAGAAATTGAGTAATATTCTTATGAATCACATTAGGGCCACCTTGCCAGATATCAAGTTGCGGATTGAGGCAGCTTTGAAAAAGTATCAGCAGGAATTGGATGCTTTGGGTCCCGAAATGGCCGAGACACCAAGTTCCATTGTTTTGAATGTCATTACCGATTTCTGCAATGAGTATACTGGTGTTATTGATGGACAAACTAAGGATGTCAGCACTAACGAATTAAGTGGTGGTGCAAGAATTAGCTTTGTCTTTCATGAGATTTACAAAAATGGTGTATATGCCTTGGATCCATTTGACCAGATTAAGGATGCCGATATTCGTACCATAATGTACAActcttctggttcttctcCTTCGTTGTTTGTGGGTACTCAGGCGTTTGAGGTGCTTGTTAAACAGCAGATTCATCGTTTTGAAGAGCCTACTTTACGTTGTATCACATTGGTGTTCGATGAGTTAGTTCGTATTCTATCACAGATTCTTTCGCAATCTGAATTTCTTAGATACCCAGGATTGAAGGAGCAGATTTCTCAGATATTTATCACCTACCTGCGTAAGATAGTTGCACCCACAAATACCTTTGCTATGGATGTCATCAGTTCTGAAGAGACTTACATTAACACTGCTCATCCTGATTTGTTAAAAGGTCCCCAGGCGATTTCCATTGTGCAAGAAAGATTGCATCCTCAGAAGGTTCAAGTGGATCCTAAAACTGGTAAGCCTTTACCCCCATCTCAGCAAAAGACGATGATGGAAGACAATGGTGGTAACaagaattctttctttggaggtTTCTTCCAGtcaaagaacaaaaagaaactcGTCGCTATGGAAGCTCCACCAAATGTTTTACGTGCTAGCGGCCAGATGACGGAGAGAGAGACTCAGGAGACTGAGGTTATTAAACTGTTGATTCAATCATACTTTAACATTGTTAAAAAGAATGTGGCCGATATCATTCCAAAGGCCATCatgttgaagttgatccaACAGTCGAAGAACGAGATACAGAAGGTGCTACTTGAAAGTTTGTATAACAACAAAAATCTTGACTCTTTGGTTCAAGAGAACGATATAACTGTTGCTAGGAGAAAAGAGTGCAAGAAGATGGTCGAGGTGCTACAGAATGCCTCTCAAATTGTCTCTACTGTTTAAATATTATGCTACTATAATCACCCTTAAGCTCTTACGTAATCGCCTCAGAAAAATActaaggaaaaaaaatggcCTAACAACTAAACTACTTGGGTTTCCGGGCGTTGAGCGTCGTGCCTGTACACTTTTTCGATCAGTTTATTACTATCATATAAAGCTTTTGGTACTGAGCAAAACATTGATTGTTGCATTGCTTGACTTGCCCAATTATGATAACATTCACTACAAGCTCTGTGATGGCCATATGCCGCAGAGGGTTTGGTAATGAGTCGGTGGCGTTCGGCGTTGCCGTTCGGAGCgtttttcaaagaagactAAGGTCTCAGTACAAAAGGGAGCTTAATTCGATGCAAATTCGAGGTCTTTCCACAAGGGTGAATGTCTGTAGAGTTCAAATGAAGGGGTATTCTGTTCGCTCTTCCTGTGTTCGTCTAGTGCAACAAAGAAGACTTAACTCAACGGAGCCTCCTCCAAAAAGAACTCCTGGATACAACAGTCACGGAGAAAGAGAACTTAGTGATGAGGAAGCTAAGGAACtgttgaaggaattgaagagtctCTGGCATGATAGTTCCATTAAGGAGAATGAGTTACGTTCAAAAGTCAAGGCATTGTTTGAAAAGTACGAAATTGGAGGTCTGATTTCTCCTTCGGCGTCTAAAATAGTGAGCACCATTTTAATGGATACTGAGGCGACAAAACCAGGTGAAAAAGTTGATAATGTCCAGAAATTCCATAAATGTTTGATGGATTACCATCTGGGAAAGCAGTTGGAATTCAATGGTCAATATGACAACAAGTTTAATCCACCTCCAAAGGACGGTAAGTCCAATgagaacaaagaaaagaataagaaaCAAGCCGAAACGAAAATTCTTACAGCGGAGATTAAGTTGGAATGGGTACTATTCTGGCTTGGTATGTCAGCCTTCATACTATACTTGGCAAGTGTCGATTCCaatgagaaggagatcaCCTGGCAAGATTTTATAACCTCATTATTGGATAAGGGTTACGTTGCAAAGTTGGTTGTGGTCAACAGTGATAAAGTGCGTGTGGTTTTGAATGAACGTGGTCGTAATCAACCAATGAGAGACAGTGACTTAGATTACTATTTCACGGTGAGCTCTGTCAAGAACTTCGAGGAACGCTTAAAGAAAGCCCAAGATGAGAACGGTGTTGCTGAAGATTCTAGGATTCCAGTTACCTATGTTCATACCACTCCTATTGCCAAGACTCTTTGGAGCATATTGCCTACGATTCTATTGTTTGCCTTTATATTCTGGTCTACTTCGAAGCTTATGAAGAGTGGAGGTGGACTTTCAGGAGGCATGTTTGGTAACAAGAAGCAGTTCAAGAAGTTCAATGCCGAGAATGAGGTCAAGATTAAGTTTGATGACGTTGCTGGCTGTGATGAGGCTAAGGAGGAGATTATGGAGTTTGTCAACTTCTTAAAGCATCCAGAAAGATACGAGAGATTGGGTGCTAAGATTCCTCGTGGTGCCATTTTATGTGGTCCTCCAGGTACTGGTAAAACTCTTTTAGCCAAGGCAACGGCCGGAGAGGCAAGTGTTCCATTCTATTCAGTTTCAGGTTCTGAATTTGTGGAAATGTTTGTCGGTGTTGGTGCCTCAAGAGTTCGGGATTTGTTCAAGACTGCCCGTGAAAATGCTCCTTCTATTGTGTTTGTTGACGAAATCGATGCCATTGGTAAGTCCAGATCTAAAGGTAAGGCTTCTGGAGGTAACGATGAAAGAGAGAATACTTTGAATCAATTACTTGTTGAATTGGACGGTTTCTCCTCTAGTGATTACGTAGTTGTTCTTGCGGGTACCAACAGATCCGATGTGTTAGATCCGGCATTACTTAGACCCGGACGTTTTGACCGAAAGATTTATTTGAGCAACCCAGAATTGGAAGGCAGAAAGGCTATCTTTGCTGTCCATCTTCGACAAATTAAATTATCGCCGGACTGTGATCTCGAAGATTTGAAAGGCAGGTTGGCTACGTTGACACCTGGTTTCTCGGGTGCAGATATTGCCAACGTCTGCAATGAGGCCGCTTTAATTGCTGCAAGACATAACGAAGACTATGTCAGGTTACATGACTTTGAGCAAGCCATTGAAAGGGTCATTGCTGgtttagagaagaagagtaaaGTTTTGTCACcagaggagaaaaaggtggTGGCATACCATGAAGCTGGTCATGCAATTTGTGGTTGGTTTATGAAGTATGCAGATCCTTTATTGAAAGTGTCTATTGTGCCTAGGGGACAGAGTGCTCTTGGTTACGCACAATACTTGCCTCCAGATATCTATCTTTATTCTACTCAGAAGTTACTTGATCAGATGACTATGACCCTTGGTGGAAGGGTCAGCGAGGAGCTTCATTTTGACTCTGTGACATCAGGTGCTTCCAACGATTTTGAGAAGGTTACTAGTATGGCCCAAAAGATGGTTATGGCATGTGGATTGTCACCTAAGGTGGGGCTAGTTTCTTACGACATTGATAGGGGTACCGATATGACAAAGCCATTCAGTGACAAAACAAATCGACTGATTGACGGTGAGATCCATAGAATTGTGGATCAGTGCTACCAGAGATGcaagaagt is a window encoding:
- the YTA12 gene encoding Mitochondrial inner membrane m-AAA protease component (MEROPS:MER0002605), which codes for MAICRRGFGNESVAFGVAVRSVFQRRLRSQYKRELNSMQIRGLSTRVNVCRVQMKGYSVRSSCVRLVQQRRLNSTEPPPKRTPGYNSHGERELSDEEAKELLKELKSLWHDSSIKENELRSKVKALFEKYEIGGLISPSASKIVSTILMDTEATKPGEKVDNVQKFHKCLMDYHLGKQLEFNGQYDNKFNPPPKDGKSNENKEKNKKQAETKILTAEIKLEWVLFWLGMSAFILYLASVDSNEKEITWQDFITSLLDKGYVAKLVVVNSDKVRVVLNERGRNQPMRDSDLDYYFTVSSVKNFEERLKKAQDENGVAEDSRIPVTYVHTTPIAKTLWSILPTILLFAFIFWSTSKLMKSGGGLSGGMFGNKKQFKKFNAENEVKIKFDDVAGCDEAKEEIMEFVNFLKHPERYERLGAKIPRGAILCGPPGTGKTLLAKATAGEASVPFYSVSGSEFVEMFVGVGASRVRDLFKTARENAPSIVFVDEIDAIGKSRSKGKASGGNDERENTLNQLLVELDGFSSSDYVVVLAGTNRSDVLDPALLRPGRFDRKIYLSNPELEGRKAIFAVHLRQIKLSPDCDLEDLKGRLATLTPGFSGADIANVCNEAALIAARHNEDYVRLHDFEQAIERVIAGLEKKSKVLSPEEKKVVAYHEAGHAICGWFMKYADPLLKVSIVPRGQSALGYAQYLPPDIYLYSTQKLLDQMTMTLGGRVSEELHFDSVTSGASNDFEKVTSMAQKMVMACGLSPKVGLVSYDIDRGTDMTKPFSDKTNRLIDGEIHRIVDQCYQRCKKLLINKSKEVEIVAQRLLSKEVITREDMIDLLGERPFPDQSDAFDKYIKGKKEKAAEAKGKEDRKKKKKGNNDSHSDSKEGDGGKA
- the VPS1 gene encoding vacuolar protein sorting-associated protein 1 gives rise to the protein MDESLIQTINKLQDALAPLGAGSASPIDLPQITVVGSQSSGKSSVLENIVGREFLPRGSGIVTRRPLILQLINRRGHVDNHLTPEEKATIRAKNDDGRPSEDTDQEWGEFLHLPGKRYFNFDNIRKEIVRATDATAGTNSGISSVAINLRIYSPHVLTLTLVDLPGLTKVPVGDQPKDIEKLIRDMVLKYISKPNAILLAVNAANQDLANSDGLKLAREVDPEGVRTIGVLTKVDLMDEGTDVIDILAGRVIPLRCGYVPVVNRSQRDIETHKTIRIALTDEKRFFENHLAYSSKAQYCGTPYLAKKLSNILMNHIRATLPDIKLRIEAALKKYQQELDALGPEMAETPSSIVLNVITDFCNEYTGVIDGQTKDVSTNELSGGARISFVFHEIYKNGVYALDPFDQIKDADIRTIMYNSSGSSPSLFVGTQAFEVLVKQQIHRFEEPTLRCITLVFDELVRILSQILSQSEFLRYPGLKEQISQIFITYLRKIVAPTNTFAMDVISSEETYINTAHPDLLKGPQAISIVQERLHPQKVQVDPKTGKPLPPSQQKTMMEDNGGNKNSFFGGFFQSKNKKKLVAMEAPPNVLRASGQMTERETQETEVIKLLIQSYFNIVKKNVADIIPKAIMLKLIQQSKNEIQKVLLESLYNNKNLDSLVQENDITVARRKECKKMVEVLQNASQIVSTV
- a CDS encoding uncharacterized protein (BUSCO:EOG09343T8D), which produces MSDNQDAIVSSLYPPPPPYIRFFTNDNVKKVKQLLEEGKSDEEISKIKNLKFLIPPQQPDKPTYRSFGDVWPFEDRFITLKESGVPQLYEGEEKSEGEAGDDKDYEEEVFTQERIEELKKLTKSLLLNFLELVGVLSKNPSATFEKIDNIRIILINLHHLLNSYRLHQSRESLILRIEERLRKDRDAIEKIETTCKNIETKIRMLVDSGDLQFDGKEGEDKSESSKGAADSDSETLMTDEKAMKKMKADAVREITKLCTN
- a CDS encoding uncharacterized protein (EggNog:ENOG41), which codes for MESCKFLRLRALRAVRQSMKLQMVGQSAIQRNYHTRKGGDDAADKVRSVVDDDALLESMEKEDQMGSKNVSGSASSDPRYWRRQYNKNLTKVEEGLDQKIADRFQLSLPKVESYNDELKKDPLQRLKVNPTSLRLTLSDLIPEMSLVKAVRSHLASDQPSEFQQRFWSLMTGNLSTIGKGDQGSGRTTAVIVSALALKRNPNRGQGINSLILVKSTDLVIQYERTIKEIISHLKSAQGANSSQRVAQFLYRSDAEDELRQQTIVAHTPEPHILVSTPQRLLDLLSSRGMDFLKINNLSAIFVDDFDTMIDSDEYLESKKKAPIVQLLDYVMKLQDYRRQHNEPHPQLIFTVSNGTTSSLIEQIKEKTKWFDWARFAPLGTFDSDTNIPSRKAVPTNVAISSVLVRPYMSDKKKSAEKFKVKVYDMVPFEYGSDISNWLDKLYRSLEGNDMVYRKQRNRKKNRMSKDVKKLALDVLVGGFVKLTKKKGCSWLKQEKILMVYSDEIADSYIKKLLEKSHKAVRVFDAKEDADFFMKSEGPQILLVNTSALTGLTFKGLKNIVLLGIDTIKNLQGFVSAAGRLRGASRSGLVLEKYYTSFGEPIRPDIDIQKRIFLVNSEFDFEDIERNFLERVLIKAGLVRQFSSVGVLEPDFDKKKYNAKFVSDYGFFSSDK